TTCATCGTGCTTGGCCAAATGCAGGGGGCACCCATCGTCAAACGGTACGGCTTAGAGGCGCTTCCCCTAGCATACCTGGTGATGGGCGTCGGCGGCACTGTGGGTTACGTTAGTCAAGCTAGGCTGATACCGTACGATAGACCCGAAATAGCCGTAGCATTCGCTCTCGCAGCGCAATACATGGGCTTCAGGTTCCTGTACCTCGAGGGAGGGTCTGGTGGTGAACCCGTACCCCCAGCGTTGATTGAGGCAATCGACAAAAACGTTGAAATCCCGCTGATAACAGGTGGAGGCATACGAACTCCAGAGTTGGCAAGAGCTGCTGTAGCGGCTGGAGCGGACATCATAGTGACGGGAACGATAGTCGAGGAAGAGGGGGATCTGTACTCCAAGCTGACCTCTATTGTAAGGGCTATAGAAGACGCGGGGAGGACCCGTCGTTACACCATTTCTCGGTAAAGCCCTCTGATTACGATACCCGTTGCGGGGACTATATCGAAGATGAACTTTGTAGGCTTAGCTGGAGCCCACCGCGCCTTCCTCAAGTACATGACTCGCACGATATCGCCTTTTAACTCCTCTAATCCCAGCACGATTATGCCCGATGCCAGGAACTCCTCAACTCCAAATCGGCTCAGCTGCTTGCTCCCAGTGGGAATTTCGCTTGTCATCACGGTGGTTAACGTCCCTAGGCTCTCTATCGCAAACACCATTTCGCGGAGGAACTCCCTCACGTAAAGCACGTCTTCTTGCGAACCGCCATAAATTAACGGTGCGATTGGGTCTATGACTAGACGTTTCGCCTTGATTTTCTTCGCCGCGTTGAGTATCGACTCTATGATAAACTTGGGCTCGATTTTTCTCCTCTCCTCACGTAGGTATATCTTGCTAAAGTGCGTCCTCATGTCTAGGAACACTAGTTTCTTTCTTCTTATGAGCTCGCTGACATCCCACCCGAAGCGCTTCAGCCCTTTTAACAGCTGCTCTGCGGGTTCATCTATAGCTATGTAGACGCCCGGCTCATCGTACAAAAGAACGCCCGTTAGAAGAAACTGTATCGAGAAGATAGTTTTGCCACAGCCAGTCTCACCCGCAACAAGGTAGGTCTTCCCCCTTATGAAGCCGCCTCCCAGGGCTTCGTCAAGCTCTCGAATACCCGTGCTAGCGTAATCGAAGCCCGTTAACGTCGTGGGAACAACTTCAAACTGGTCCTCAAAACTCCTGTAAGCCTCAGCAGGAACCATAACCTGCTGTGCGACGGGTTGAGGTTGCACCTGCCGTAACTGCGTATCGACGGCTACCGGTGAAGGATTTGGAGGAGACGTTACCGTAGGAACAGGCCCGAAATTCGTGGAGACGCTGCTTGCAGCGCTGGGAGCGGTACTCACCTCAGCGATCCCGCGACTGTTGCTCCCCCCTTCTTCAGCCTCGCAAGGCGGATTCTTCGGGTCCTTAACCTTAACCGCCAGCAATGCACAATAATTCGCCCTGCGCAAATAGTAAGTGCACGTATCGCATGATCGATTCGGCATTCCCTGCACCTGGACTCAGCTTCTAAAAAGTAGAAGTCTGCCCTATTTAAAAAAGTACCGTAAGGCAGTAGACCAATAAGATTTTAGCGCTAGTCGGGGCGCCGTAGCCAGCACCGCGCTTTCCCGGGGCCGCAGACCCCAGTACTCGCGGCGGCGGGCGACTGCTTAGCTTCCGGGATCTGACGAGACCGGGCGTTTCCAGTCGCCCTATGGCCGGCTCGGCGCCAATAGGCGTGTAACACCCACATATTTAAATTTTGCACGCGATGACTCCCCAACCACGCGACTAAAACTTATCA
Above is a genomic segment from Thermofilaceae archaeon containing:
- a CDS encoding ATPase domain-containing protein — encoded protein: MLAVKVKDPKNPPCEAEEGGSNSRGIAEVSTAPSAASSVSTNFGPVPTVTSPPNPSPVAVDTQLRQVQPQPVAQQVMVPAEAYRSFEDQFEVVPTTLTGFDYASTGIRELDEALGGGFIRGKTYLVAGETGCGKTIFSIQFLLTGVLLYDEPGVYIAIDEPAEQLLKGLKRFGWDVSELIRRKKLVFLDMRTHFSKIYLREERRKIEPKFIIESILNAAKKIKAKRLVIDPIAPLIYGGSQEDVLYVREFLREMVFAIESLGTLTTVMTSEIPTGSKQLSRFGVEEFLASGIIVLGLEELKGDIVRVMYLRKARWAPAKPTKFIFDIVPATGIVIRGLYREMV
- a CDS encoding geranylgeranylglyceryl/heptaprenylglyceryl phosphate synthase, translating into MGKVEKYILDAINERGAIHMVLIDPARMGGEQAKEVAKAAASAGSAAVMVGGSVGVSEHMVDEVVLSVKEVCDLPVILFPGSPTNLSRFADAVWFISVLNSMNPYFIVLGQMQGAPIVKRYGLEALPLAYLVMGVGGTVGYVSQARLIPYDRPEIAVAFALAAQYMGFRFLYLEGGSGGEPVPPALIEAIDKNVEIPLITGGGIRTPELARAAVAAGADIIVTGTIVEEEGDLYSKLTSIVRAIEDAGRTRRYTISR